In one Oncorhynchus gorbuscha isolate QuinsamMale2020 ecotype Even-year unplaced genomic scaffold, OgorEven_v1.0 Un_scaffold_592, whole genome shotgun sequence genomic region, the following are encoded:
- the LOC124018978 gene encoding uncharacterized protein LOC124018978 isoform X2 → MKVFVSRTTKKPFREHKRKNKAYSTFIYKIRREGDCIPIMDRLLVNESTCPRRVLVRLVGSEAARLSRLNRRKVITQLEVHTAMARLRQGRKHARQPGA, encoded by the exons ATGAAGGTATTTGTTAGCAGAACAACGAAGAAACCCTTCAGAGAGCACAAGAGGAAAAACAAGGCCTACTCCACCTTCATCTACAAGATCCGGAGAGAG ggTGACTGCATCCCCATCATGGACCGTTTATTGGTGAACGAGTCTACCTGCCCGCGGAGGGTGCTGGTCCGTCTGGTCGGCTCCGAGGCCGCCCGCCTGTCACGGCTCAACAGGAGGAAAGTCATCACCCAACTAGAGGTCCACACTGCCATGGCACGGCTGAGACAAGGGAGAAAACATGCCAGGCAACCGGGCGCCTGA
- the LOC124018978 gene encoding uncharacterized protein LOC124018978 isoform X1, which produces MKVFVSRTTKKPFREHKRKNKAYSTFIYKIRREVGNNGPHLALLKPICKLMSQGSPTLFLERYPAGDCIPIMDRLLVNESTCPRRVLVRLVGSEAARLSRLNRRKVITQLEVHTAMARLRQGRKHARQPGA; this is translated from the exons ATGAAGGTATTTGTTAGCAGAACAACGAAGAAACCCTTCAGAGAGCACAAGAGGAAAAACAAGGCCTACTCCACCTTCATCTACAAGATCCGGAGAGAGGTTGGAAATAATGGGCCACATTTGGCATTACTTAAACCTATTTGTAAATTAATGTCTCAGGGCTCGCCAACCCTATTCCTGGAGCGCTACCCTGCT ggTGACTGCATCCCCATCATGGACCGTTTATTGGTGAACGAGTCTACCTGCCCGCGGAGGGTGCTGGTCCGTCTGGTCGGCTCCGAGGCCGCCCGCCTGTCACGGCTCAACAGGAGGAAAGTCATCACCCAACTAGAGGTCCACACTGCCATGGCACGGCTGAGACAAGGGAGAAAACATGCCAGGCAACCGGGCGCCTGA